One genomic segment of Vibrio sp. SCSIO 43136 includes these proteins:
- the zorA gene encoding anti-phage ZorAB system protein ZorA produces MQDTLNLSSLLPSLSELTISPQTPEQLSALFVVILWFVALVFASISAWAFHKSLSRVKWVNQLLESIDNNSPVNVRQELIHTAENHKELEGDLWLEFDETLIEVRGADDVIRLHNTFDGDYFFNTSTLAGGTTENRMIAAVPGFLTALGVIGTFVGLQLGLADLNIGGNVDVNEMKNGVAGVINGAKIAFMTSVWGVFLSVIFNFYEKTLEQVIRGKIKRLQSRIDRLFPRLSAEDQLQNIANNTQQSRESLQGLAEKIGDKMQESLMTATQGIQQGLEASLEKIMAPAINKLVDETSDGNQKALESVLQSFMDGFGQQGEQQRVAMDSASQNVNSTLEKMSLSMEAFVNKLELQQTASTEREKELISSISAQVSELVDSSNTQKRMLTEFMETQVSEMGKQLEMRETAAAKREQNLASAMGDTIDGLVDNVSEQSKVLTNFVTTQVTELTNVLAERDAQSLVLDQKRNESIAEQSKVFTDFVNGQMAELTGAFTKRDELSLEIDRKRNESFTKHTEAMTQGTEALLAEVNATSDAQMAAAKAIIEQGKQLQDGLKSSVTATAEATASMNSSAKELRSAADSMNVFGTNIKEAGNKLSGAVAEAVHSTKDLAEQNQLSSVKIESLREQLLEDTAKFSEIGDNIKMMLDTADTSFTSLKSTQSEFLKEQQSVLESLTSEMKRNVSELTDEMAQLLQDYAERANGQTANHLKVWATSTTQYAEQMNLAVQAISSVVDEIQGKVA; encoded by the coding sequence ATGCAAGATACCTTGAACCTAAGTAGTCTTCTCCCAAGCTTAAGTGAGTTAACCATATCACCGCAAACACCAGAGCAATTAAGTGCATTGTTTGTTGTGATTTTATGGTTTGTTGCGTTGGTGTTTGCCAGCATATCTGCGTGGGCGTTTCACAAATCTCTTAGTCGAGTAAAGTGGGTCAATCAACTTCTAGAGTCTATCGACAACAACTCGCCAGTCAATGTACGTCAAGAGCTGATTCATACCGCTGAGAATCATAAAGAGTTGGAAGGCGATCTGTGGCTGGAGTTTGATGAAACTTTGATTGAAGTAAGGGGAGCTGATGATGTGATCCGTCTTCATAACACATTTGATGGTGACTACTTTTTCAACACCTCGACATTGGCCGGTGGAACTACTGAAAATAGGATGATTGCGGCTGTACCAGGCTTTCTTACAGCTCTCGGCGTAATAGGTACCTTTGTGGGTCTACAGCTAGGCCTCGCAGATCTCAATATCGGTGGGAATGTTGATGTTAATGAAATGAAAAATGGCGTTGCAGGTGTTATTAATGGAGCCAAAATTGCTTTTATGACATCTGTATGGGGTGTATTCCTTAGTGTTATTTTTAACTTTTATGAGAAAACCCTAGAGCAGGTTATTCGAGGTAAAATAAAGCGCCTTCAGAGTCGTATTGATAGACTATTTCCCCGTCTTAGTGCCGAAGACCAACTGCAAAATATCGCAAATAATACTCAACAATCGCGAGAGAGTCTTCAAGGCCTAGCTGAAAAAATAGGTGACAAGATGCAGGAATCATTGATGACTGCGACTCAAGGCATCCAACAAGGGCTTGAAGCTAGCCTTGAAAAAATAATGGCGCCAGCGATTAATAAACTAGTGGATGAAACTTCTGACGGGAATCAAAAGGCACTTGAAAGCGTGTTGCAGTCTTTTATGGATGGTTTCGGGCAGCAAGGTGAACAGCAGAGAGTAGCGATGGATTCTGCTTCCCAAAATGTTAACTCGACACTAGAAAAAATGAGCCTCTCGATGGAAGCGTTTGTAAATAAGTTAGAACTACAACAAACGGCATCTACAGAAAGAGAAAAAGAACTCATTTCCTCTATTTCAGCTCAGGTCTCTGAACTTGTTGATAGTAGCAATACGCAAAAGCGTATGCTAACTGAGTTTATGGAAACTCAAGTGTCTGAAATGGGCAAACAGCTAGAAATGCGTGAGACTGCAGCAGCTAAGCGTGAGCAAAACCTTGCAAGTGCAATGGGAGATACTATTGATGGCCTAGTCGATAACGTATCAGAGCAATCTAAAGTTCTTACTAATTTTGTAACTACTCAGGTTACAGAGTTGACAAACGTCCTCGCCGAGCGAGATGCGCAGTCTCTAGTGCTTGATCAAAAACGCAATGAGTCTATCGCAGAACAATCCAAGGTATTTACTGATTTTGTTAATGGTCAGATGGCAGAGCTAACAGGTGCGTTTACGAAGAGAGATGAACTGTCGCTAGAGATAGATCGTAAGCGCAATGAGTCATTCACCAAGCATACTGAAGCAATGACACAGGGTACGGAAGCGTTGTTAGCAGAAGTTAATGCAACTTCTGACGCTCAAATGGCTGCGGCAAAAGCGATCATTGAACAAGGCAAACAGCTTCAAGATGGGTTGAAGTCATCGGTCACCGCTACAGCAGAAGCCACTGCTAGCATGAATAGCTCAGCAAAAGAGCTCCGTAGTGCGGCAGATAGTATGAATGTGTTTGGTACCAATATTAAAGAAGCTGGAAATAAGCTATCTGGAGCAGTAGCAGAAGCTGTACACAGTACTAAAGATCTAGCAGAACAAAATCAGCTTAGCAGTGTGAAAATTGAGTCGCTTCGAGAGCAACTACTAGAAGATACTGCCAAGTTTAGTGAAATTGGTGATAACATAAAAATGATGTTGGATACTGCTGATACTTCATTTACGTCGTTGAAATCCACTCAATCAGAATTTTTGAAAGAGCAACAAAGCGTTTTAGAAAGCCTCACCTCAGAAATGAAACGTAATGTAAGTGAACTAACCGACGAAATGGCTCAGCTATTACAAGATTATGCTGAACGAGCAAATGGCCAAACAGCTAATCACTTAAAAGTTTGGGCAACCAGTACGACCCAGTATGCTGAGCAGATGAATCTTGCTGTACAAGCGATCTCGAGTGTAGTGGATGAAATTCAAGGTAAGGTAGCTTAA
- a CDS encoding DASS family sodium-coupled anion symporter: MNRNDSVPLPSNTREWFFNRNSLIVIADIALFIALYFTLPFEQDVVLGISMLIFIAILWLTEALHVTVTAILVPVMAVVLGVFDTQTALNNFANSIIFLFLGGFALAAAMHRQGLDKVIADKVLILARGKMSTAVFMLFGVTAALSMWISNTATTAMMLPLVLGVLSKVNEESGHKTYVFVLLGIAYSASIGGIATIVGSPPNAIAAAEVGLTFTEWMSFGVPATLILLPVAMAVLFFILKPDLEGHFELNYDPVNWDKGKVVTLAIFGATVCLWIFSKPINAMLGGYAKFDTLVALAAIVAVNFARVVHWKDIEKTADWGVLLLFGGGICLSNVLKATGASVFLANGLSELIAHLGLLFIVAVIAVFVVFLTEFASNTASAALLIPVFASVAEAFGISPVILSVLIAVSASCAFMLPVATPPNAIVFGSGHISQGEMMKVGVILNLVCIGVLTFIALAFWA, encoded by the coding sequence ATGAATCGAAATGACAGTGTTCCATTACCCTCAAATACCCGTGAGTGGTTTTTCAATCGCAACAGTCTGATCGTTATCGCCGACATTGCACTCTTTATTGCCCTCTACTTTACCCTGCCTTTTGAACAAGATGTTGTGTTAGGCATCAGCATGCTGATTTTTATCGCAATTTTATGGCTGACTGAGGCTTTGCATGTTACGGTCACGGCGATTTTAGTGCCTGTGATGGCCGTCGTGTTGGGGGTCTTTGACACACAGACCGCACTTAACAACTTTGCCAACTCGATAATATTTCTGTTCCTAGGTGGCTTTGCTCTAGCGGCTGCAATGCACAGGCAGGGGCTAGATAAGGTCATTGCAGATAAAGTGCTCATCTTAGCCAGAGGCAAGATGAGCACCGCAGTATTTATGTTATTTGGTGTGACCGCTGCACTTTCGATGTGGATCAGTAACACGGCGACAACAGCGATGATGTTGCCTTTGGTGTTAGGCGTACTCAGTAAAGTTAACGAGGAAAGCGGACATAAGACCTATGTGTTTGTCCTGTTAGGTATTGCGTATAGCGCAAGCATAGGCGGGATCGCTACCATCGTTGGCAGTCCACCAAATGCGATCGCTGCCGCAGAAGTTGGTCTTACCTTCACCGAATGGATGAGCTTTGGTGTACCAGCCACACTTATTTTATTGCCTGTCGCAATGGCGGTACTGTTTTTTATCCTCAAACCCGATTTAGAAGGGCATTTCGAGCTGAACTACGATCCAGTTAATTGGGATAAAGGGAAAGTGGTCACCTTGGCCATCTTTGGTGCAACAGTCTGTTTGTGGATCTTTAGCAAACCGATCAACGCCATGTTGGGCGGTTACGCTAAATTTGACACCTTGGTCGCTTTAGCAGCCATCGTAGCGGTTAACTTTGCGCGAGTTGTGCATTGGAAAGACATTGAAAAAACCGCAGACTGGGGTGTGTTGCTACTGTTCGGCGGTGGTATCTGTTTGAGTAACGTACTCAAAGCCACAGGAGCGAGTGTGTTCCTCGCCAATGGTCTATCCGAACTAATTGCTCATTTAGGACTGTTATTCATCGTGGCCGTTATCGCTGTGTTCGTGGTATTCCTTACTGAGTTCGCCAGCAACACCGCAAGCGCCGCATTACTGATCCCCGTGTTTGCGAGTGTTGCAGAGGCATTCGGGATCTCACCAGTCATCTTATCGGTATTGATTGCCGTATCCGCATCCTGCGCCTTCATGCTACCAGTCGCAACGCCACCTAACGCCATTGTGTTTGGTTCTGGGCATATTTCTCAAGGGGAAATGATGAAAGTAGGGGTGATATTGAATTTGGTTTGTATTGGTGTGTTGACGTTTATTGCGTTGGCTTTTTGGGCGTAA
- a CDS encoding HD domain-containing phosphohydrolase, translating to MGILNRKTKFSIRLTVGGMFVIATILTACIAIFLQYYFSKEIAKEHILSRYTVAATSVSEHINQLDSDARYSTQLLAKVSEKNFNDAKTKKELIPIFVEALKANSSFYSIYIGDSDEHFVQLINLDASALLRDKLNYGPDDCWVLVEHFEMGGKRYKSLTAYNEDFVATKSERTESNFFPTQRPWFNNHIQGNIKRTEPYLFHLMKVTGQTYSTPISGSNAVLGIDIVLSSITEKLRDNNRINEDQSLAEGYLFSDNGQVIASNKSLDVQFNIPLANKLELNQAEQSLVDATPTLKVSNQNGWAPIDFTQAGEPKGYAIDLLNMVAQSTGLSFEYINGRNWSELVRDFKQGNLDILHSRLQYLNTQNEGVFSLPMYSLPFGLVTSKDSPEITRLSQWDKTRLGILSGSAIRGPLSEQYPQFIVYEYDNVNDVFEALRNNYIDGFLDTAVITRHKLAQSFNDHFKLHTQLVDINTNLAADYHLVMHPDNKALVSLINRALAAITPEQRNLLKQKWLEAEFGKPSAAFAATVPYRELMQFAQDADSHNMLHSIQVGGIEKYFYVTSVGNKAGLNEYFAVVVPKKSIMKSVTERLITSIAVTTILMAGLLPIAWFFGSPIVSPITQLRAQTRKIKQRRYDEVDLVDTPIKEIYDLSTSVVNMASELQRHEKAHEELFEAIIKLIAQAIDDKSPYTAGHCNRVPEIGLMLASAAEKSNSGTLAQFKFANDDERREFRIAAWLHDCGKITSPEHVIDKGTKLEAIYNRIHEIRMRFEVLWRDAEISALKQAKNGELPPEVQQELEQQRAQLKQDFEFIANANVGGEFMDDESIARIKAIAKTEWTRYFDDRVGLSPAEELHITSPAVPIPAKETLLGDKPEHIVPHLQSTEYDPSLGIKIQAPEHLYNLGEIYNLCIRRGTLTQEDRFKVNEHMISGIKMLERLPFPPELSRVPRYASTHHETLKGSGYPRQLTGKDLSIPERILVIADIFEALTASDRPYKKAKPLSVAIDIMYKMASDEHFDLELFQLFLTSGVYLDYAKQHLPEWQIDDVDISKYL from the coding sequence GTGGGTATACTCAATCGCAAAACCAAGTTTTCTATCCGCCTCACGGTTGGCGGTATGTTTGTTATCGCTACTATTCTTACTGCTTGTATTGCGATCTTCCTTCAGTACTACTTCTCCAAAGAGATTGCAAAAGAGCACATCTTGTCACGATATACGGTCGCTGCGACTTCGGTTAGCGAGCATATCAACCAGTTAGACTCTGATGCACGCTACTCGACTCAACTTCTAGCAAAGGTCAGTGAAAAGAACTTTAACGATGCGAAAACCAAAAAGGAGCTGATCCCGATCTTCGTGGAGGCGCTCAAAGCGAATAGCAGTTTTTACAGCATCTACATAGGCGATAGCGACGAGCACTTCGTGCAATTGATCAATCTTGATGCATCCGCTCTTCTGCGTGATAAGTTGAATTACGGTCCAGACGATTGTTGGGTTTTAGTTGAACACTTCGAAATGGGCGGCAAACGTTACAAATCTCTTACCGCTTACAATGAAGATTTTGTCGCAACCAAATCAGAGCGCACAGAGAGTAACTTTTTCCCGACACAACGACCTTGGTTCAACAACCACATTCAAGGAAATATAAAGCGTACAGAGCCTTATCTATTCCATCTTATGAAAGTGACAGGGCAGACATACTCTACGCCGATTAGTGGGTCAAATGCAGTCTTAGGTATCGATATTGTTCTCTCATCTATCACGGAAAAACTTAGGGATAATAATCGAATTAATGAAGACCAGAGTCTAGCTGAAGGCTACTTGTTTTCTGACAATGGACAAGTCATCGCCTCAAACAAATCATTGGATGTCCAGTTCAACATCCCTCTTGCTAACAAACTCGAATTAAATCAAGCAGAGCAATCTCTCGTCGACGCTACTCCAACTCTCAAAGTGAGTAACCAAAATGGCTGGGCTCCTATCGACTTTACCCAAGCCGGTGAACCCAAAGGATACGCCATCGACCTACTAAATATGGTCGCACAATCAACAGGTTTGTCCTTCGAGTACATAAATGGTCGGAATTGGTCCGAGTTAGTGCGTGATTTTAAGCAAGGCAATTTAGACATATTGCACTCACGACTTCAGTATTTGAACACCCAAAATGAAGGCGTTTTTTCTTTACCTATGTATTCACTTCCCTTTGGCTTGGTGACGTCAAAAGATAGTCCAGAAATCACCCGGCTGTCGCAATGGGACAAAACACGGTTAGGGATTCTTTCTGGCTCAGCGATCCGTGGGCCATTAAGCGAGCAATATCCGCAGTTCATTGTGTATGAGTACGATAACGTCAACGACGTGTTTGAAGCACTGAGAAATAACTATATAGACGGATTTCTTGATACTGCGGTTATCACTCGCCACAAGCTAGCTCAATCATTTAACGATCATTTCAAGCTGCATACCCAACTGGTCGATATCAACACTAACCTCGCTGCCGACTACCATCTTGTCATGCACCCAGATAATAAAGCGCTGGTATCCCTTATTAACCGAGCGCTTGCAGCAATAACACCAGAGCAGCGCAACTTATTGAAGCAAAAATGGTTAGAAGCAGAGTTTGGTAAGCCTAGCGCAGCATTTGCAGCCACTGTGCCTTATCGGGAGTTGATGCAATTTGCGCAAGATGCAGATAGCCATAACATGCTGCACAGTATTCAAGTTGGGGGCATAGAAAAATATTTTTACGTCACTTCGGTGGGAAATAAAGCTGGGCTCAATGAGTATTTTGCCGTGGTCGTTCCCAAAAAGTCGATTATGAAATCCGTGACTGAACGCCTCATCACCTCTATTGCTGTCACCACCATTTTAATGGCGGGATTGCTGCCGATTGCCTGGTTCTTTGGCTCACCAATAGTAAGCCCAATCACTCAGTTGAGAGCCCAGACTCGCAAGATAAAGCAAAGGCGCTACGACGAAGTTGACTTAGTCGACACCCCGATTAAAGAAATCTATGACTTATCAACCTCGGTCGTCAATATGGCTAGCGAGTTACAACGCCATGAAAAAGCTCATGAAGAGTTATTTGAGGCGATCATCAAACTGATCGCTCAAGCAATCGATGACAAATCTCCATACACCGCTGGGCACTGTAACCGTGTTCCAGAAATAGGCTTGATGTTAGCTAGTGCCGCTGAGAAATCCAATAGTGGCACGCTTGCCCAATTTAAGTTTGCTAATGACGATGAAAGACGTGAGTTTAGAATTGCGGCTTGGTTGCATGACTGTGGGAAGATAACCTCGCCTGAGCACGTTATCGATAAAGGCACCAAGTTAGAAGCCATCTACAACCGTATCCATGAGATACGTATGCGTTTTGAGGTCTTGTGGCGCGATGCGGAAATATCCGCCCTTAAACAGGCTAAAAATGGTGAATTACCACCCGAAGTACAACAGGAGCTAGAACAGCAACGAGCCCAACTTAAACAAGATTTTGAGTTTATTGCCAACGCTAACGTTGGGGGTGAATTTATGGATGATGAAAGCATCGCTCGGATTAAAGCGATAGCTAAGACAGAGTGGACTCGATACTTTGACGACCGTGTAGGGCTTTCCCCCGCTGAAGAGCTGCACATCACATCACCTGCGGTCCCTATTCCAGCAAAAGAAACGCTGTTAGGCGACAAACCGGAACATATTGTGCCTCATCTACAAAGTACAGAATATGACCCGTCACTAGGGATCAAAATCCAAGCACCAGAGCATCTGTACAACTTAGGGGAAATCTACAATCTATGCATACGCCGTGGCACGCTAACTCAAGAAGACCGCTTCAAAGTCAATGAGCACATGATAAGCGGAATAAAAATGCTGGAACGACTTCCTTTCCCTCCTGAGCTTAGCCGTGTCCCTCGATATGCGTCGACCCACCATGAAACGCTAAAAGGCAGTGGTTACCCGCGTCAGTTAACAGGTAAGGACCTCTCTATTCCAGAGCGTATCTTGGTCATTGCCGATATATTTGAAGCTCTGACAGCATCCGATAGACCCTACAAAAAAGCAAAACCGCTCAGCGTGGCCATCGATATCATGTACAAAATGGCCAGTGATGAGCATTTTGATTTGGAGTTGTTCCAGCTGTTTTTAACCAGTGGAGTTTACTTAGACTACGCCAAACAACATTTACCAGAATGGCAAATCGACGACGTCGATATTAGTAAATACCTCTAG
- the maiA gene encoding maleylacetoacetate isomerase: protein MILYDYWRSTACYRVRIALAIKGVSYSKVAVNIAPGQDEQFETGYQDKNPVGLVPLLEDQDFELHQSLAIIDYLEESYPTPSLLPSDVKTKHLAKALALDICADVHPINNLRVLKYLASEMEIDERNKMKWYHHWLEVGFEALEKRLRTYSGKYSLGDNVTIVDVCLIPQLYNARRFQFNLDAFPRLVQIEQECLKLDAFKQAMPKE, encoded by the coding sequence ATGATCCTGTATGACTATTGGCGTTCTACAGCATGTTATCGAGTGCGAATAGCATTAGCGATTAAGGGAGTTTCTTACTCTAAAGTTGCCGTTAATATCGCACCGGGGCAAGACGAGCAATTTGAAACGGGTTACCAAGACAAGAACCCAGTGGGCTTGGTGCCCTTATTGGAAGACCAAGACTTTGAATTGCATCAGTCACTGGCGATTATCGACTACCTTGAGGAGAGTTACCCAACACCTTCGTTACTACCAAGTGACGTTAAGACAAAGCATCTAGCCAAAGCTTTGGCCTTAGACATTTGCGCTGATGTTCACCCAATCAATAACTTACGGGTTCTCAAATACTTGGCTAGTGAGATGGAGATTGACGAGCGCAATAAAATGAAGTGGTATCACCATTGGTTAGAAGTGGGCTTTGAAGCACTTGAGAAGCGCCTCCGCACTTATTCAGGAAAGTACAGCTTGGGTGACAATGTCACTATTGTTGATGTTTGCTTGATCCCTCAGCTCTATAACGCCCGTCGTTTTCAGTTTAACTTAGACGCTTTCCCTAGATTGGTGCAGATAGAGCAAGAGTGTTTGAAACTTGATGCCTTTAAACAAGCAATGCCGAAGGAATGA
- a CDS encoding fumarylacetoacetate hydrolase family protein, whose translation MKLATHFNGKRDGELVVVSRDLTRCVSAATLVPTMQALLDDWESHAYKLEAIYAQLNQGEVAGELPFVAKNCLSPLPRCFQWADGSAYVNHVELVRKARGATIPDSFWTDPLMYQGGSDCFLSPCEPIPLQDPAWGLDFEAEVAVVTTDVPQGVSVTDADKAIRLVMLVNDVSLRGLIPNELAKGFGFYQSKPSSAFSPVAVTLDELGHVWQESKVHLPLRSHYNGAQFGFPNAGVDMTFNFAQLVAHAAKTRALGAGTIIGSGTVSNKQDTEFGSSIEEGGVGYSCIAERRMIETINTGSPTTSFMQVGDTIVIEMLSESGDSIFGRIEQTVVAYDPV comes from the coding sequence ATGAAGTTAGCGACGCATTTTAACGGTAAACGAGATGGTGAACTGGTCGTGGTTTCAAGAGATCTTACGAGATGTGTCTCCGCTGCGACGCTAGTTCCAACAATGCAAGCCTTGCTTGATGACTGGGAAAGTCATGCCTATAAGCTTGAAGCGATTTACGCCCAACTCAATCAAGGTGAGGTGGCAGGTGAGCTCCCGTTTGTGGCCAAAAACTGTTTATCGCCACTACCAAGATGTTTTCAGTGGGCAGATGGTTCAGCCTATGTCAATCATGTAGAGCTGGTGCGAAAAGCTCGCGGTGCAACAATCCCGGACTCATTTTGGACTGACCCGCTGATGTATCAAGGAGGCTCTGACTGCTTCTTATCACCGTGCGAGCCCATCCCACTGCAAGATCCTGCATGGGGCCTAGACTTTGAAGCGGAGGTTGCAGTTGTGACAACAGACGTTCCCCAAGGCGTTAGCGTAACGGATGCAGATAAGGCGATTCGATTGGTAATGCTGGTTAATGATGTCTCTTTACGAGGTCTGATCCCAAATGAGCTTGCCAAAGGGTTTGGCTTTTACCAGTCCAAACCGTCGAGTGCATTTTCTCCTGTTGCTGTCACCTTGGACGAACTAGGGCATGTTTGGCAAGAGAGCAAAGTGCACCTACCGCTACGTAGCCACTACAATGGCGCTCAGTTTGGTTTCCCAAATGCAGGGGTCGATATGACCTTCAATTTTGCACAACTGGTAGCCCATGCAGCCAAAACGCGTGCTTTGGGTGCTGGTACTATCATTGGTTCGGGTACCGTTTCGAACAAGCAGGATACTGAATTTGGCTCTTCTATTGAGGAAGGAGGTGTTGGATATTCATGCATCGCAGAGCGTCGAATGATCGAAACGATTAACACGGGCTCACCGACCACTTCTTTTATGCAGGTAGGTGACACGATAGTGATTGAAATGCTCTCAGAAAGCGGCGACTCCATTTTTGGTCGCATTGAACAAACGGTCGTTGCGTATGATCCTGTATGA
- a CDS encoding homogentisate 1,2-dioxygenase yields MRKPFSFPIRQGVHSRQAHADLPDEAIYEREAGRAGFFGPASHFHHQHALTGWSDWRGSLRPHAFDCAKLDNTHVSSPWQTPVLLSNQDCKIRVWQVSENMTNLVRNADGDELLFIHQGRAQLYCDYGHLEVNVGDYIVIPRSTSWRLEVNEPLFVLMIENSEGMYQLPERGSVGRHAVFDETVLDVPEINDAFRAQYSEQRTTVAIKRFNEVTELEYPFNPLDALGWHGDLSVVRLNWRDIRPLMSHRYHLPPSAHTTFVAENFVICTFVPRPIESDPGALKVPFYHSNDDYDEVLFYHQGDFFSRDGIEAGSITLHPLGFPHGPHPKAFQAGLEHRKTFADEVAVMIDTRRSLEISEAFKQVENSDYVNSWKTKEQQ; encoded by the coding sequence ATGCGTAAACCATTTTCTTTCCCTATTAGACAAGGCGTGCACTCTAGACAGGCCCATGCCGACTTACCTGACGAGGCTATCTACGAGCGAGAGGCAGGTAGAGCGGGTTTCTTTGGCCCTGCGTCTCACTTTCACCATCAACATGCCCTGACAGGTTGGAGTGATTGGCGCGGGAGTCTGCGGCCACATGCTTTCGATTGCGCAAAACTGGACAACACCCACGTATCTTCTCCTTGGCAAACACCAGTGCTACTTAGCAATCAAGACTGCAAAATTCGAGTTTGGCAGGTGAGTGAAAACATGACCAATTTGGTACGTAATGCCGATGGTGACGAGCTGCTTTTTATTCATCAAGGTCGTGCCCAGCTCTACTGCGATTACGGACACCTCGAAGTTAATGTTGGGGATTACATCGTTATCCCTCGTAGCACTAGTTGGCGACTAGAAGTTAATGAGCCTTTGTTTGTATTGATGATAGAAAACAGTGAGGGGATGTATCAACTCCCTGAGCGAGGCAGCGTGGGGCGACATGCCGTGTTTGACGAAACAGTGCTCGACGTGCCTGAAATCAATGACGCTTTTCGAGCGCAGTATTCTGAGCAGAGAACAACGGTAGCCATTAAGCGCTTCAATGAAGTGACGGAACTGGAGTACCCATTCAACCCCCTGGATGCATTGGGCTGGCACGGTGATCTCAGCGTCGTGAGGCTAAATTGGCGAGATATTCGACCGTTAATGTCACACCGTTATCATTTGCCACCATCAGCACATACTACTTTTGTGGCTGAAAATTTTGTGATTTGCACTTTTGTCCCTCGCCCGATTGAAAGTGATCCTGGCGCATTGAAAGTACCGTTTTATCACAGCAATGATGACTATGATGAGGTTCTGTTTTATCACCAAGGCGACTTCTTTAGTCGTGATGGGATAGAAGCGGGCAGTATTACTTTGCATCCGTTAGGTTTTCCACATGGCCCGCATCCTAAAGCTTTTCAAGCAGGGCTTGAGCATCGCAAAACCTTTGCTGATGAAGTCGCTGTGATGATTGATACAAGGCGCTCTCTAGAAATAAGCGAGGCATTTAAGCAGGTCGAGAACTCTGACTACGTCAACAGTTGGAAAACCAAGGAGCAGCAATGA
- the hppD gene encoding 4-hydroxyphenylpyruvate dioxygenase has translation MQLQDSLTPDSNKQRTINPLGTDGFEFVEYTAADSSGIAALKALFYQLGFAEIASHRSKQAWLYRQGDINFIVNAEPNSQAHAFAKLHGPSVCGMAFRVFDAAKAMKHALGNGGEQYVSEIGPMELSIPAIYGIGESLIYFVDRYGDKEIYDVDFVFYPDFQQRLKDKDVGLGVIDHLTHNVRQGQMDTWSGFYERIGNFKEIRYFDIEGKLTGLVSRAMTAPCGKIRIPINESSDDKSQIEEFIREYKGEGIQHIAMTTEDIYQTVETLRGLGMDFMPTPDTYYEKVDQRVEGHGEDVARLQQLRILIDGAPMKDGILLQIFTQTVIGPVFFEIIQRKGNEGFGEGNFKALFESIEEDQIRRGVLKDA, from the coding sequence ATGCAACTTCAAGATAGTCTTACCCCCGACTCTAATAAGCAACGTACGATTAACCCGTTAGGAACCGATGGGTTTGAGTTCGTCGAATATACTGCCGCCGACAGTTCAGGCATTGCAGCACTCAAAGCACTTTTCTATCAATTGGGATTTGCAGAAATCGCCTCTCACCGTTCAAAGCAAGCGTGGCTTTACAGGCAAGGTGATATCAACTTTATCGTTAATGCAGAACCTAACAGTCAAGCGCATGCTTTTGCTAAGCTGCATGGGCCTTCTGTTTGCGGAATGGCGTTTCGAGTATTTGATGCAGCTAAGGCGATGAAGCATGCGTTAGGGAATGGTGGGGAGCAATACGTTTCTGAAATTGGTCCGATGGAACTCAGTATTCCGGCAATTTACGGCATTGGTGAAAGTCTGATCTACTTCGTAGACCGATATGGAGATAAGGAGATCTATGACGTTGATTTTGTGTTCTACCCGGATTTCCAGCAGCGCCTTAAAGACAAGGATGTAGGATTAGGCGTTATAGATCACCTAACGCATAACGTGAGGCAAGGCCAGATGGATACTTGGTCTGGATTTTACGAGCGGATCGGTAACTTTAAAGAGATCCGCTATTTTGATATTGAAGGCAAGCTTACTGGCTTGGTGAGTCGAGCGATGACTGCGCCTTGCGGAAAAATACGAATTCCTATCAATGAGTCTTCAGACGACAAATCCCAGATAGAAGAATTTATAAGAGAATACAAAGGCGAGGGCATTCAACATATCGCCATGACAACAGAGGACATTTACCAAACGGTAGAGACGCTACGAGGTTTGGGGATGGACTTTATGCCTACGCCAGACACTTATTATGAAAAAGTCGATCAGCGTGTAGAGGGGCATGGCGAGGATGTGGCTCGGTTGCAACAACTTCGCATACTCATCGATGGCGCACCGATGAAAGACGGCATATTGCTTCAAATATTCACCCAAACCGTGATTGGGCCCGTGTTTTTTGAAATCATCCAGCGCAAAGGCAATGAGGGGTTTGGCGAAGGCAACTTTAAAGCGCTGTTTGAGTCCATTGAGGAAGACCAAATCCGTCGCGGAGTGCTCAAAGATGCGTAA